The Sparus aurata chromosome 12, fSpaAur1.1, whole genome shotgun sequence sequence TAAACTATTATGTGTCGGCATCATGAAATACAGTCTGATTATGTTAGTTAGTTACCTCAGACAGTGATTACATTACTCACTCAAAAGCCcccatacaaaataaaatactgggTGAAGCTGAAATTCTGCATCTTATTTGCATATTTCATGCACCTTTTGCCAGGTTAGAAAAATATCTGACATGAAATTTTAAATGAAGGTTAGTTATAATAATATTAGAATCCTTGCTAAGCAAGGCCACTACTCATAGTGTGACTCATCCTGCAGCtatgttatttatttagagAATGGTTGTTCACATGGGAAGCATGACTCACTCTacctctgactgtgtgtgtgccacaATATATGGTATCTGTGCGATGCTGTCCCCATGTGTACTCACCTAGCAAGGGAACTTTGTTCTGTAGAAGCTCATAATAGCCAGTGGTCAGGATCCCCACTGGATTACTGGGAGTGAAGCGCCCCTCCTTCACCAGTCGCTCACAGGTTCTCATTAACGTAGCGGAGAACTGGGATGGGTCGACGCCATAGTCACGCCAACCACCTACACCATCTGCAACACCTGATGGAGAAAGGGGGAATAACATTTTTGTTTAGATGTTGTATGGTTTTCACCCACCTGCAAATCAATGCTCACATTGTCATATGTTGGGGTGAAGCGTATCGAGGCACTGAAGAGCGCAAATTGTATGCGGATtcagagaacaaaaacaacGATAAAGACCAATAATTTGTCAATTAATCTAGACAATAACTGGAAGTTTTATcaacaatttaaaataatttaattgtaCGGAGACACTGATGTGAGGCACCAAACCCCAGACTCTTAGATTATGAGGTAATGCATTAAAGCTTTATTCACTTATTGTTCAGTCAAATTCATTCTCAGACTTCATGGTTTCACCTCAGGTGCCTGAGAAATGCTCACCACAAGGAAACAACCTGCATGATTAAATTATTAATCATCACTGTTTCTGCCATCCATTGGAACACTTGCTGTCCAactatctgtttctgtttggttttcaGTTACATCAGCCCAGCTGGTCCCAAACCACATGCATCACAGCTGTTGTGGTGGACAATGGAGCTAGGGAGAAATAAATTGGATCAATCTATTTCAGATTTGACCAGGGTGGCTTTTAATGGATGTCTGATAAGTGGATAATATGAAGAGCGGAAGGCTGCAAGATTAAACAGTCCCCTAAATGAAACGCAGTTATGGATCATCCAACATCCAAGACACAAATACTTACTTGAAAAAAAGATATTAATGTAAGCTGACTCtgacaaataatgtttataatccTATACCATTTATCTTGGAAGCACACTAATAGTATTTCAATCTATTGTTTCAAGCCCATGTGCATCTCACTGTTAGTGAGCAAATTGCTCCCGTACTTTACTGTTCATTTAGGTTATGCCTATTTCAAAACATACAGAACCAAAGTTGGGTATGGTGTATTAAACATCTATACTGAAAAgccctgttttcatgttttatctcCAGCCTTAATTTCCCTTTGTGCCTCCTGTGGAAGGTCCCTCAAATGTGAGaccaaaataacagaaaagacCCCCGGAGATACGTCATATTTCCAccataaatgtaatttattacAGACCATTGTTTGATACCTGATAAAAAGGGGGGAAACACGCTTTGTAGGTATTGACCAAGCCATTTGGTTGGTAAAATAGCCTATTTGCCTGTGCTGACAATCCTGTCAGCTGGGCGATGAGGACAAAGCAATTGCACTAGGCTAAGCTAGCAGGCTAGCTTGACGCTATTAGCAACATGGCTGCCTCCATGCTCAACCATTCTGACCTTTGCAAAACATTGTTATATTAAGTATGAGGCGTTATAACAGGGTCTTTTTCGGCAATTTCCAACTTTAACGAGTCTCATTTACATCTCCTTATTTTATATGTAATATTTATTATGTTTCCGACGTGTATTCTTCGGTTAGAGTTCATCTAGGTGAAAGGTCATTCGGTGTTTCACCTCAAAACTACCCGCTAGCGGCACATAATCGCAGTTTATGCGTAGAATaacaacactgcagctgcactttTTGCACTGATCTCTTGTAAACATTTACCCGGCTTTAAGTAGACTTAAGATAAATATCTATTGTGAGGGGAGAAAAGTTATTTATCTATCTGCTgttggaggagggggaggaggggaaggagggggggctgttgtgttttcatccgAGGGGTCGCTGCACGTGCAGGCTAGCTAAGTGAAGGTCACCTGAGCACAGAGGCTGTCCAGTGTCCACCTGCACGACATAAACACTGATTTCTGTGCCTGAGAGCTTACCTAAAACGTCGGCAGTCCTGTGCCGCGCAATAAAGCAGGCGTCATCTCCGTAGCACATCCCTTTCTTAAGGATCCCCTTACGAAAGTCTTTACCGAAGCCATAGCTGGCGCTTATCAGGCTGTAGTCCCGACCGTCAGTCTGAGAGAGTCCGCCCAGGACAGCCCTGGCTACCAGTCTGCCATAAGACAGTACGGATAACATCCCCCAGCAAGGAACAACTCCGTCTTGTttagagcacacacacacgctggatgtcccccccccctccctctgtctctctacccGTCCCGGCCGCCTGTCTGTCAGGCTACTTCTTCGGAACAAGCCCCGGCTGTCTGTCTTTATCCGTCCATTCGGTCCTGACCGGCCTGCTTCGTGAGAGTAACGTGGCCCCAGCAGCGGTTGCTAACTCGCATAAATACGCCACCGTCTGTCGAGACCGATTGAGGTCCAGTTTATGTCTCAGGTGTGTATTTCATGGATGCAGTTCCTCCGCTGGGCTCTCTCCTCCCCGACATGTTTCCACTGTGTTACCGGACCGAATGCTGCGAGTACATACGGGTATCTGACGGCCGTTTACAATCTTGACGTCAGGGCTCACATGTGTCATCCAATGAGAGAGCAGCCCGCAGCCCCATTACATGAGCAGTTCACAGAGCCGCTAATAGAGAGCTCGCGGTGCCTCTGAACTGCGCAGACTTCGGAGGTGCACTTGTTCTGAGTGACTGGATATCATGGTTGCCCGTTGGGCGGAACCAGCGTTAGCACAATTTCACCCACTTACATTatgataatgttaataatatcgTCATTTGATAATTCAATATCTTGAGCTACTAAAACTCGCAAGTCAAATTATGTGTCTTTTTGTTCCAATTAAAGGTacctgttgtgttgtgtgataAAATTTGCCCAAGCTAGGTTAAGCTAGCTCCGTTTCTGTCCTTAAATAAGTGGCACTCGTACGCTACAGTCTTCTCATAGCACAACATGTCTGTGCATGTAACATTAATATTTTTATCGGAGTTTTTTTGGCTTTTGCGCGATCACTCCACGGATGTGCCCCCGCCTCACGCTGCGGAGCAAAACGACCGCCCCCCCGTTCCGGACGACACCACCCTGAGCAGAGCTAGAGAGAAGAACCCATAACGgaacagacagggagagaggacaACAACGCATTTATCACCGAATTGCCATCGAAGCAGACCGCTAAAGCCCCATTTCACGGtgagaaataattcatttatGCTTAGTGAAGATGTTATGGACTTTGTGGTTAGGCTCGACGGGAGAGCAAAGCCgtcatttttaatcaaatttagCGTTAGTGGTTCGGTTCGGCTTAGCTAAGCGAATGGGCATGATGATAATGATGCAATGGTCGCCTGTCgctgttttaaaatgaaaacaacacatttcaccGTCAGTTTATAATGGTTAAGATTGATTTTATCAATTCAACCAATTTTAGACGAACCACCCGACGAGAGAATGATAATGGGAGTCTTTAATATTTTAATCAGAATGACGATGCTCCTCTTTAAAGGATTGAATAAGGCTATTTGCTGCCATATGGCTTCCAGATGGATACAATTGGCTCGctacatataaaaaaacaacaactccatTATCGCTCATGCTTCttattataaaacataaatgGTAACAATATGCTTCTTTCAATGTAATCCTATGGAGcaggtggggaaaaaaagagcagggagagcaatgtttctttttgtaatactttattgtttttattacgTTGACCTCAGAAACACTTCATTTCAGGGCCATGATGGGGAGGTTATGTGAGCTGGCTCTTGGGAGCCTCCTTCTTGTGTTTCTCCTAAACACTGAATCGACATGGGCTAAAAaaggtggcagcagcagcagcggcaggaAAAGCACATCATCCTCCAGCAACAGGGGTGGGACACAATCAAAACCATCCAGTACCAATCGAAACACCAATCCATATCCCTCTGGTGGAAGTTATCCCGGAGCTGGTAACACTAATCCAGGAGGAGGATATCCCAGACAAAACCCAGGAAGTTATCCAGGAGCTGGTAACTCTAATCCAGGAGGATATCCCAGACAAAACCCAGGAAGTTATCCAGGAGCTGGTAGTAACCCTAACCAGTATCCTGGTAGAGCCAATCCTGGAGGGTACCCAAATCAGAATCCAGCAGGTGGATACCCAGCCGCAGGAGGATATCCAAATCAAAACCCAGCGAGAGGGAACTACCCAAATCAGaatccagctgctggaggctaCCCCAACCAATATCCAGGCAGAGCTGGTACCAACCAAGGAGGATATCCCAACCAGTACCCAGCTGGAGGAGGTTATCCCAATCAGTATCCAGGTGCTGGGGGCTACCCAGCTGCAGGTGGCTATCCTAACCAAAGGTCCCCGTACCAGTACCCAGCAGCAGGCGGTTACCCAGTCAGAGGTGGGAACACAGGTTGGGGTCAGGGTCAGGCTGGTGGGTACCCAGGGGGTCACCCCTATGGTGGCGGTGGTTACGCTGGTGGCTATCCCGGTGGTGCCGCTGGTGGTTACCCAAACTGGAACCCAAATAATAAGATCCTCAGTCCTGGCTTTGGTGGAGGAGGCTACGGACATGGTGGTTATGGTGGTGGGATGGGAGGCTCTCCTTTCTCTCGTTCTGTGCAGAGTATGGGATACCAGCCCAAGTCTTCAGGCTTTGCCAAAAAAGCTATTATGGCAGCTGGTGTCGGCGCTGTGGCTGGAATGGCTGTTGGATATGGACTCGGCCGCTTCCCTCGACCACATTTCAACTTTCGCAACCCTGAAGAAGAGCACTACTACAACAACTACATGTACCGCCGTTACGGCACCCAGTCCACAGATGAGAAAGACTACGGCCGTGATTACGTCTACAAGCTTCCTCCACGGGCAGAGACTTATGACAAGTTCATGTCTCGCTGTATGAATAGGACTGACCTTATTAAAGATCAGGGCAGCAGCTCTACCACTCCAAACAATCAGGgtggaggtgatgaagatgatgacacCGTCAGCATTGAGGAGATTGGATATCCATCCCTAATTGAGCAATTGAAGGCCCGGCGCTGTGTTGAGTTGTACATGGAATATTCTGAGAAATTTCTGGAAGAACGAAAAGCAGAGCAACAGTCCCAGCCTGGTAATCGTCAACAGTACCTGCCTGGAAATCGCTGCAGCCCACTGAGCGACGGGGTTATTCAGCTTTTTACCTCCCTCATCATGCTACTGTCCAGCATGCTCCTTCTGCAGTGAGAACACCCTAAAGGGATTTCTACTTCCTCCATTATATCTGCATCCCGCATCTGGCTAATGTAGTTTACCTCCATTATGTCCACAGTAAAAACATAGCTGTATACTTGCAAGCTCTGTGGGTCGTATTAAGTCAGACGTTTATTATTTCCAGAGAAAACTTTCAAATAGTAACAAAATTATATTGTGTGTATAGTAACTAAAGCAGACAATTTTAAGAGGCGGCAGTCATGTAATATTTTGACAGATCAGTTTTGTGTTGTGCAAACTgcactttgttttaatttttatcAAGAATTCATTTTGCACTTTTCTAATCCCACATTGT is a genomic window containing:
- the LOC115593017 gene encoding calcium-binding protein P, with protein sequence MMGRLCELALGSLLLVFLLNTESTWAKKGGSSSSGRKSTSSSSNRGGTQSKPSSTNRNTNPYPSGGSYPGAGNTNPGGGYPRQNPGSYPGAGNSNPGGYPRQNPGSYPGAGSNPNQYPGRANPGGYPNQNPAGGYPAAGGYPNQNPARGNYPNQNPAAGGYPNQYPGRAGTNQGGYPNQYPAGGGYPNQYPGAGGYPAAGGYPNQRSPYQYPAAGGYPVRGGNTGWGQGQAGGYPGGHPYGGGGYAGGYPGGAAGGYPNWNPNNKILSPGFGGGGYGHGGYGGGMGGSPFSRSVQSMGYQPKSSGFAKKAIMAAGVGAVAGMAVGYGLGRFPRPHFNFRNPEEEHYYNNYMYRRYGTQSTDEKDYGRDYVYKLPPRAETYDKFMSRCMNRTDLIKDQGSSSTTPNNQGGGDEDDDTVSIEEIGYPSLIEQLKARRCVELYMEYSEKFLEERKAEQQSQPGNRQQYLPGNRCSPLSDGVIQLFTSLIMLLSSMLLLQ